A region of Candidatus Leptovillus gracilis DNA encodes the following proteins:
- a CDS encoding FHA domain-containing protein, with product MQEQPVLIVREGELLGQRWTIDTDEFVVGRGSDSNLVLPERQVSRYHIKILRQNGRFFLQDLGSKNGTHLNGEQVSGTVPIQDGDEIQIALCVKMVFVGTDATLPLTFDPPTRQGALTIDESQRSVYIRGEILSPPLSLAQFRLLQLLYDGHGAVSSREDIIEVVWPGTDGIGVSEQAIDALVRRLRDRLTEVDDYNYIVTVRGHGFRLENAPH from the coding sequence ATGCAAGAACAACCTGTATTAATTGTGCGCGAAGGCGAACTGTTGGGGCAGCGTTGGACCATTGATACCGACGAGTTTGTCGTTGGGCGCGGCAGCGACAGCAACCTGGTACTCCCAGAGCGGCAGGTTAGCCGCTACCACATCAAAATTTTGCGGCAAAACGGCCGTTTCTTCCTGCAAGACTTGGGCAGCAAAAATGGCACCCACCTCAATGGCGAACAGGTCAGCGGCACGGTCCCCATCCAGGACGGAGACGAAATTCAAATTGCTTTGTGCGTCAAAATGGTGTTTGTAGGCACAGACGCCACCCTTCCCCTGACGTTTGATCCTCCTACCCGGCAAGGCGCGCTAACCATTGACGAATCGCAGCGTTCGGTCTACATTCGCGGCGAAATTTTATCGCCGCCGTTGTCGCTGGCCCAATTCCGCCTGCTCCAGCTTTTGTATGATGGGCATGGCGCTGTCAGCAGCCGCGAAGACATTATCGAGGTGGTCTGGCCGGGCACAGACGGCATTGGCGTATCTGAACAGGCCATAGACGCCCTGGTGCGCCGCCTGCGCGACCGTCTGACCGAAGTGGACGATTATAACTACATTGTGACGGTGCGCGGGCACGGCTTCCGGCTGGAAAACGCGCCGCATTAA
- a CDS encoding CpXC domain-containing protein, which yields MQTQITCPNCQTRYVAEVYQLLDVGQQPELKQYILSNQFNLAVCPQCGASGQIGTPLVYHDPAHELFMTFVPPEMNLDAMQREQLVGRLVRQVVESTPPEQRRAYMFQPQSVLSMQTFMENILETEGITKEMIARQRKQSDLLRKLATADSDVRDYLLHENMGLIDETFLMMLQSIMEAASQMNESSQLVKLSNLRAKLMTETAAGRKLEKQQIAVHKFNQAAKKQGGLSAELLLEHVLANRDEDDLVDAIVAAGQGALRYNFFSLFTEEIEKEEKSGNLAGAKQLSDLRARLLQIYDQIQQQTRQVMTQAAETLEAILQAPDLETAVRANFDRFDDAFMYYLASRIAQADQQGQVELVQALQDVHSLIVQEAEGQVPPEIQLLNTMLEADSDLERAQILEAHPELVSPEILEVLGVVQTQVLQTGQDELNGRVEAIKAMIAARL from the coding sequence ATGCAAACTCAAATCACCTGTCCGAACTGCCAGACCCGCTATGTGGCCGAGGTCTACCAGCTTCTTGACGTCGGACAACAACCAGAACTGAAGCAGTATATTCTGAGTAACCAGTTTAACCTGGCCGTATGCCCGCAGTGCGGCGCGAGCGGCCAGATTGGCACGCCCCTGGTGTATCACGATCCGGCCCATGAACTGTTTATGACCTTTGTGCCACCGGAAATGAATCTGGACGCCATGCAGCGCGAACAGTTGGTCGGCCGGCTGGTGCGCCAGGTGGTGGAAAGCACCCCGCCGGAACAGCGGCGCGCCTATATGTTCCAGCCGCAGTCTGTCCTGAGTATGCAGACCTTCATGGAGAACATCCTGGAGACCGAAGGCATTACCAAAGAGATGATCGCCCGGCAGCGTAAACAGTCGGACCTGCTGCGCAAGCTGGCGACTGCCGACAGCGATGTGCGCGACTATTTGCTGCATGAGAACATGGGGCTGATTGACGAGACTTTCCTGATGATGCTGCAATCCATCATGGAAGCGGCCTCGCAGATGAATGAAAGCAGTCAACTGGTGAAGCTGAGTAACTTGCGCGCCAAATTGATGACCGAAACGGCCGCCGGCCGTAAGTTGGAAAAACAGCAGATCGCCGTACACAAGTTTAACCAGGCAGCCAAGAAACAAGGCGGCCTGTCGGCGGAACTGCTGCTGGAACATGTTCTGGCAAATCGGGACGAAGACGACCTGGTAGACGCCATTGTCGCCGCCGGGCAGGGGGCGCTGCGCTACAATTTCTTTAGCCTGTTCACCGAGGAGATTGAGAAGGAAGAAAAGAGTGGCAACCTGGCCGGCGCGAAGCAGTTGTCTGATCTGCGGGCGCGGCTGCTGCAAATTTATGACCAGATTCAGCAGCAGACGCGCCAGGTGATGACCCAGGCGGCCGAAACGCTGGAGGCTATTCTGCAAGCGCCAGACCTGGAAACGGCCGTGCGCGCCAATTTCGACCGCTTCGACGACGCCTTCATGTATTACCTGGCCTCGCGCATCGCCCAGGCCGACCAACAGGGGCAGGTGGAATTGGTGCAGGCGCTGCAAGATGTCCACAGCCTCATTGTTCAGGAAGCCGAAGGGCAGGTTCCGCCGGAGATTCAACTGCTCAATACGATGCTGGAAGCCGACAGCGACCTGGAGCGGGCGCAAATTTTAGAGGCGCACCCGGAACTGGTTTCCCCGGAAATTTTGGAAGTGCTGGGCGTGGTACAGACACAGGTGCTGCAAACGGGGCAAGATGAGTTGAACGGCCGTGTAGAAGCCATCAAAGCCATGATTGCCGCCCGCTTGTAA
- a CDS encoding IS1 family transposase, with the protein MNETAPPEICCPHCHSQLRQMRDGRTPAGSQRYRCASCGVRYTPVPKEQGYDEEVRLQALRLYLEGLSLRETSRLLSVNHQSVANWINDYATHMPATLPPSILEIAILDGFYTPPAKRRVRIPPSTA; encoded by the coding sequence ATGAATGAAACCGCGCCCCCGGAAATTTGCTGCCCGCACTGCCACAGCCAGCTGCGCCAGATGAGAGACGGCCGTACACCGGCCGGCAGCCAGCGTTATCGCTGCGCCAGCTGCGGCGTTCGCTATACGCCTGTGCCCAAAGAACAAGGCTACGATGAAGAAGTGCGCCTGCAAGCGCTCCGCCTGTATCTGGAAGGTCTCAGCCTGCGCGAAACCAGCCGCTTGCTCAGCGTGAACCACCAAAGCGTCGCCAACTGGATTAACGACTACGCCACCCACATGCCAGCCACACTGCCGCCCAGCATCTTAGAGATTGCCATCCTTGATGGTTTCTACACGCCACCGGCCAAACGGCGTGTCCGAATCCCACCATCCACCGCATAA